AGCTCAAGCAGCGCCATAGCCTGCTATTTCTATATCGTAAGCATCTCAAAACAGCTTACCACCCTTCCATCCGCGGCATCTCTCTGGACTCGCTCGGTTGGGTGCGATTTCGCGATATCTGGTTTACCTAGATTAAACGCCAGCTTTTAAGGAAACACCAACTGGTAAAATACGGACTATATGTTCCCGCAATTGCTCATTATGGTGAAGTTCCTCACTAAAGATCGCAATCAAACCGCTATCTTCGCGGGTTCGGATTAAGCGACCTATGCCTTGTCTAAGTCTAAGCAGCATATACGGAATATCAACCTCTTCATAAGGTGAAGCAGCTGCTTGTCTTTTGGCCATGAATACGGGATCTTGCGGAGGAAACGGCAGTGCCCAAACAATGACATTAGACAACGAAGGGCCTGGCACATCAAGTCCTTCCCATAAACTTACAGCACCAAGTACCGTATGTTCGTCTCCCTGAAAAGAAGCAATGAGATGGCTTATTTCTTGATCGCCCTCGAATAAAAAGTGCAGATCCGCACAGTCGGAACGGCTTTGAATTTCCCTCTTGAACTTCCGCAGTTCTTCGAACGTGGGGAACAGGATCAAGGCCCGTCCTTCCGTTCGTTTCAACAATTGAACCGCTGTCTCCAGCTTCTCTTCGAACGTTCCGCCACTAGACCAAGTAGGTGCAATCACTTCCATACGCTCAGCGTAATCATAGGGAGACGCAACAGAAAAGGACAAATACTTGTCCAGCCCCAAACTGTCGGCCACATAGTCGAACGAGCCTTCAACCGAAAGTGTCGCAGATGAGAAGACAATCGGCATTTTGGAAGAGAACACTTGCTCCTTCAAGACTTCTTTCACTGTTCTAGGCATAATAACGAGACTTAACCCCGTAATGCTCTCTGTTGCCCAGCAAATAAAAGCTTGATCATTGCGAAACAAAGCTAACGCTTTTTGCATCATTTCCAGATGCTCTTCGACAATTTTGAGCTGATAATCGTTTAACGTGAACATCTCGCTTTCAAACACAAGCTCTTCCTCTATCTGCGATAAAATGTCGCAAAGACGATGAATCTCTCTCAGCAATCTGTCGTTCATGACGATCTGCTTGCGGTCAGAACCCGGAATCGGCTGGCAGCAGCTTTCCAAAATATCAAACATCAATTCGCTCTGTTCAATTGCCTGATCAATACAGACCGCTAACGTTTCGCGCACTTCACCTTTTAATAAACGAACGACCAATTCCTCGAAGACGATATGCTTGAGCTTATAAGTCAATGCTTTCTGAGCCGCTGACTCCATGAGA
Above is a genomic segment from Paenibacillus sp. HWE-109 containing:
- a CDS encoding ATP-dependent DNA helicase, which codes for MGSYPFAYDHSQPYMQQVSDWIADIFYEILPEAGFEVRDEQIYMAFQLERAFAEKQTIFAEAGVGTGKTLVYLLYAICYARLTKKPAIIACADESLIEQLVKPGGDIEKITRHLDLAIDARLAKSPDKYVCLVKLDEARFGHEDTGLYRELYEGLPEFVHTREAMQSFYAYGDRKNYPHLNNEQWDKVSWDAFQDCFVCDKRHRCGQTLSRDSYRRSTDLIICSHDFYMEHVWTYEGRKREGQRPLLPEHCTVVFDEGHLMESAAQKALTYKLKHIVFEELVVRLLKGEVRETLAVCIDQAIEQSELMFDILESCCQPIPGSDRKQIVMNDRLLREIHRLCDILSQIEEELVFESEMFTLNDYQLKIVEEHLEMMQKALALFRNDQAFICWATESITGLSLVIMPRTVKEVLKEQVFSSKMPIVFSSATLSVEGSFDYVADSLGLDKYLSFSVASPYDYAERMEVIAPTWSSGGTFEEKLETAVQLLKRTEGRALILFPTFEELRKFKREIQSRSDCADLHFLFEGDQEISHLIASFQGDEHTVLGAVSLWEGLDVPGPSLSNVIVWALPFPPQDPVFMAKRQAAASPYEEVDIPYMLLRLRQGIGRLIRTREDSGLIAIFSEELHHNEQLREHIVRILPVGVSLKAGV